Proteins encoded by one window of Micromonospora coxensis:
- the murJ gene encoding murein biosynthesis integral membrane protein MurJ — MSGGLYRSANAAQGGGPPPGDDATFISAEPLNQPGVEATAPPQEVVAETSAAANSAVMAVGSLVSRGTGFIRNLMIGAALGSLVGDAFTTALFLPNQVYEFLLGGVLTSVLIPVLVRRRKTDPDRGEAYAQRLLTLAVLALAVTVVIALLLASTLTAIYAGGKDENYTGLVTNLSYLMLPMLFFTGVSALIAAVLNTRGHFAAPMWAPILNNLVVIGVFGLYIVVYGAKALRPEQMGWGRILLVGGGTLLGVAVQTAGLLPALRKVGFRWKWRFDFRELGLRELARLGAWMFCYVAVNQLGLFVVVNLLTRAAGENSAGLLIYNNVFLLLMMAHGIIAVSIITALMPRMSGAAADGRFHDLTADLSRGTRMVTAVLAPIAVCYAVLAAPISVVVFRYGAFTGDNAVATSTVLLVAAVGLVPFAISQLFTFAFYALPDTRTPALVNIPVVALRVALQIGLYLVFSTTFAAAGMMLGNAISYLAAAVISAMLLRPRVGRIGLGGIMRTMGKVLVAALGAALVGLLVVALLPGDREDLGWLAAAVQLVVGGAVIGGTYLGLAMVLRIGEITEVVGMVRRRLGR; from the coding sequence ATGAGCGGCGGGCTCTACCGCAGCGCGAACGCCGCGCAGGGAGGCGGGCCGCCGCCGGGCGACGACGCCACCTTCATCTCCGCCGAGCCGCTGAACCAGCCCGGGGTGGAGGCCACCGCGCCCCCGCAGGAGGTGGTGGCGGAGACCAGCGCCGCGGCGAACAGCGCGGTGATGGCGGTCGGCAGCCTGGTCAGCCGGGGCACCGGCTTCATCCGCAACCTGATGATCGGCGCGGCGCTCGGCAGCCTGGTCGGTGACGCGTTCACCACCGCGCTGTTCCTGCCCAACCAGGTGTACGAGTTCCTGCTCGGCGGGGTGCTCACCAGCGTGCTGATCCCGGTGCTGGTACGGCGCCGCAAGACCGACCCGGACCGGGGCGAGGCGTACGCGCAGCGGCTGCTCACCCTGGCGGTGCTCGCGCTCGCCGTCACCGTGGTCATCGCGTTGCTGCTGGCCTCGACGCTGACCGCCATCTACGCCGGCGGCAAGGACGAGAACTACACCGGCCTGGTCACGAACCTGTCGTACCTGATGCTGCCGATGCTGTTCTTCACCGGCGTGAGCGCGCTGATCGCCGCGGTGCTGAACACCCGGGGGCACTTCGCCGCGCCGATGTGGGCGCCGATCCTGAACAACCTCGTGGTGATCGGTGTCTTCGGCCTCTACATCGTGGTCTACGGCGCGAAGGCGCTGCGCCCGGAGCAGATGGGGTGGGGCCGGATCCTGCTGGTCGGCGGGGGCACCCTGCTCGGCGTGGCGGTGCAGACCGCGGGCCTGCTGCCGGCGCTGCGCAAGGTGGGTTTCCGCTGGAAGTGGCGCTTCGACTTCCGCGAGCTGGGGCTGCGCGAGCTGGCCCGACTCGGGGCGTGGATGTTCTGCTACGTCGCGGTCAACCAGCTCGGCCTCTTCGTGGTGGTCAACCTGCTCACCCGCGCGGCGGGCGAGAACAGCGCCGGACTGCTGATCTACAACAACGTCTTCCTGCTGCTGATGATGGCGCACGGCATCATCGCCGTCTCGATCATCACCGCGTTGATGCCCCGGATGAGCGGTGCCGCCGCCGACGGCCGGTTCCACGACCTCACCGCCGACCTGTCCCGGGGCACCCGGATGGTCACCGCGGTGCTCGCCCCGATCGCGGTCTGCTACGCGGTGCTGGCCGCGCCGATCTCGGTGGTGGTCTTCCGGTACGGGGCGTTCACCGGCGACAACGCGGTGGCGACCTCGACGGTGCTGCTGGTCGCCGCGGTGGGGCTGGTGCCGTTCGCGATCAGCCAGCTCTTCACCTTCGCCTTCTACGCCCTGCCGGACACCCGTACCCCGGCGCTGGTCAACATCCCGGTGGTGGCGCTGCGGGTGGCCCTCCAGATCGGGCTGTACCTCGTCTTCTCGACCACCTTCGCGGCGGCGGGCATGATGCTCGGCAACGCGATCTCGTACCTGGCCGCCGCGGTCATCTCGGCGATGCTGCTGCGTCCCCGGGTGGGTCGGATCGGCCTGGGCGGGATCATGCGGACGATGGGCAAGGTGCTGGTGGCCGCGCTCGGGGCGGCCCTGGTCGGGCTGCTGGTGGTGGCCCTGCTGCCCGGTGACCGGGAGGACCTGGGCTGGCTCGCGGCGGCGGTGCAGCTGGTGGTCGGCGGCGCGGTGATCGGCGGGACGTACCTGGGGCTGGCGATGGTCCTGCGGATCGGCGAGATCACCGAGGTGGTCGGGATGGTGCGGCGGCGGCTCGGCCGCTGA
- a CDS encoding GNAT family N-acetyltransferase, whose protein sequence is MSRRLVSLTLDTLEDLPRPCRECVYWELDPVSAERACAAGDPGLEKEAWVSQTLLEWGSCGKLAYVDGMPAGFVMYAPPAYVPRSMAFPTSPVSADAALLMTANVVPAFAGGGLGRMLVQGVARDLTKRGIKAIEAFGDAKFGDDAGDATRACVAPADFFLSVGFKTVRPHPRYPRLRLELRTALSWKSDVEYALEKLLGSMSPETLLRPVRPAPATRSTSG, encoded by the coding sequence ATGTCGCGACGTCTGGTCAGTCTGACCCTGGACACCTTGGAAGACCTGCCCCGCCCGTGCCGGGAGTGCGTGTACTGGGAACTCGACCCGGTCTCCGCCGAGCGGGCGTGCGCCGCCGGTGACCCGGGACTGGAGAAGGAGGCCTGGGTCTCGCAGACCCTGCTGGAGTGGGGCTCCTGCGGCAAGCTGGCGTACGTCGACGGGATGCCCGCCGGGTTCGTCATGTACGCCCCGCCCGCCTACGTGCCCCGCTCGATGGCCTTCCCCACCTCCCCGGTCTCGGCGGACGCGGCGCTGCTGATGACCGCGAACGTGGTGCCGGCGTTCGCCGGCGGCGGGCTGGGCCGGATGCTCGTGCAGGGCGTCGCCCGGGATCTCACCAAGCGGGGCATCAAGGCGATCGAGGCGTTCGGCGACGCCAAGTTCGGCGACGACGCGGGGGACGCCACCCGGGCCTGTGTCGCCCCGGCCGACTTCTTCCTCTCGGTGGGCTTCAAGACCGTCCGCCCGCACCCCCGCTACCCCCGGCTGCGGCTGGAGCTGCGCACCGCGTTGAGCTGGAAGTCGGACGTCGAGTACGCGCTGGAGAAGCTGCTCGGCTCGATGAGCCCCGAGACGCTGCTCCGCCCGGTCCGCCCCGCCCCGGCCACCCGCAGCACCTCGGGCTGA
- the sigM gene encoding RNA polymerase sigma factor SigM, translated as MVMAGRGGHTPEPATGSLPPVTLSAAEASDLDLLRAHVAGDRDAFTELFHRHRDRLWAVALRTLGDREEAADALQDALLSAHRAAARFRGDSAVTTWLHRIVVNACLDRIRRRQAHPTVPLPDGTRTEEGTGGGVEPAAPATDHDTALVVRQALAALPVEQRAALVLVDVQGYPVAEVARILGVAEGTVKSRCARGRARLAVQLGHLRTGDDPAPPGPDPAGRDVPGVTIGNPRTPDSVRSGSGRFRRDANQEDT; from the coding sequence GTGGTGATGGCGGGTCGCGGCGGGCATACGCCCGAGCCGGCGACCGGCTCCCTCCCGCCGGTGACGCTGTCGGCCGCCGAGGCCTCCGACCTCGACCTGCTCCGCGCCCACGTCGCCGGTGACCGGGACGCCTTCACCGAACTCTTCCACCGGCACCGGGACCGTCTCTGGGCGGTGGCGCTGCGGACCCTCGGCGACCGCGAGGAGGCCGCCGACGCGTTGCAGGACGCGCTGCTCTCCGCCCACCGGGCCGCCGCCCGGTTCCGGGGCGACTCCGCCGTCACCACCTGGCTGCACCGCATCGTGGTGAACGCCTGCCTGGACCGGATCCGCCGCCGTCAGGCCCACCCGACCGTGCCGCTGCCCGACGGCACCCGCACGGAGGAGGGCACCGGCGGCGGAGTGGAGCCGGCCGCGCCGGCCACCGACCACGACACCGCGCTGGTGGTCCGGCAGGCCCTGGCCGCGCTGCCGGTCGAGCAGCGGGCCGCGCTCGTCCTGGTGGACGTGCAGGGCTACCCGGTCGCCGAGGTCGCCCGCATCCTCGGCGTGGCCGAGGGCACGGTCAAGAGCCGCTGCGCCCGGGGCCGGGCCCGGCTCGCGGTGCAGCTCGGGCACCTGCGCACCGGTGACGACCCGGCCCCGCCGGGCCCCGATCCCGCCGGCCGGGACGTGCCCGGCGTCACCATCGGGAACCCACGGACTCCGGACAGCGTCCGATCGGGGTCGGGGCGCTTTCGGCGGGACGCCAACCAGGAGGACACGTGA
- a CDS encoding aminotransferase-like domain-containing protein: MTGTTLDDYTDRYARRVRGMTASEIRALFAVASRPEVVSLAGGAPYIAALPLDAVGEMLGKLGSEHGVTTLQYGIGQGTLELRERICEVMALSGIDASCGASPDDVVVTVGGQQALDLVSRLFLDPGDVVLAEGPTYVGALGVFQAAQAQVVHVPMDDEGLVPEALEVAIADLARAGRRVKFLYTIPTYQNPTGVTLSEERRERVLDICERAGLLVVEDDPYGQLGFEGEAPAPLRARRRDGVFYLSTFSKTFAPGLRVGWILAPHAVRDKLVIASEAQILCPSGYAQAAVATYLSTMPWREQLKVYREVYRERRDAMLSALEDLMPEGTTWTNPAGGLFVWTNLPDGLDAKAMMPRAIAARVAYVPGTGFYADGSGTGNMRLNFSFPPPERIREGVRRLAGVMEQDIAMRKVFGTVTPAGRRRQGGADAPGPDLA; this comes from the coding sequence ATGACCGGCACGACGCTCGACGACTACACCGACCGCTACGCGCGGCGGGTCCGGGGCATGACCGCCTCCGAGATCCGGGCGCTCTTCGCGGTGGCCAGCCGGCCGGAGGTCGTCTCGCTCGCCGGTGGCGCCCCCTACATCGCCGCGCTGCCGCTCGACGCGGTCGGCGAGATGCTCGGCAAACTGGGCTCGGAGCACGGCGTCACCACCCTCCAGTACGGCATCGGCCAGGGCACCCTGGAGCTGCGCGAGCGGATCTGCGAGGTGATGGCCCTCTCCGGCATCGACGCGTCCTGCGGCGCCTCCCCGGACGACGTGGTGGTCACCGTGGGCGGGCAGCAGGCCCTCGACCTGGTGTCCCGCCTCTTCCTGGACCCGGGGGACGTGGTGCTCGCCGAGGGCCCGACGTACGTCGGCGCGCTCGGGGTGTTCCAGGCCGCCCAGGCCCAGGTCGTGCACGTGCCGATGGACGACGAGGGGCTGGTGCCGGAGGCGCTGGAGGTGGCGATCGCCGACCTGGCCCGTGCCGGCCGGCGGGTGAAGTTCCTCTACACCATCCCCACGTACCAGAACCCGACCGGCGTGACGCTGAGCGAGGAGCGCCGGGAGCGGGTCCTCGACATCTGCGAGCGCGCCGGGCTGCTGGTGGTCGAGGACGACCCGTACGGCCAGCTCGGCTTCGAGGGGGAGGCCCCCGCACCGCTGCGCGCCCGCCGCCGGGACGGGGTCTTCTACCTGAGCACCTTCTCCAAGACGTTCGCGCCCGGCCTGCGGGTGGGCTGGATCCTCGCCCCGCACGCGGTCCGGGACAAGCTGGTGATCGCCAGCGAGGCGCAGATCCTGTGCCCGAGCGGGTACGCCCAGGCCGCCGTGGCGACGTACCTGTCGACCATGCCCTGGCGGGAGCAGCTGAAGGTCTACCGCGAGGTCTACCGGGAGCGGCGGGACGCCATGCTCTCCGCCCTGGAGGACCTGATGCCGGAGGGCACCACCTGGACCAACCCGGCCGGTGGGCTGTTCGTCTGGACGAACCTGCCCGACGGGCTCGACGCGAAGGCGATGATGCCGCGCGCCATCGCCGCCCGGGTCGCCTACGTGCCGGGTACCGGCTTCTACGCCGACGGGTCCGGCACCGGCAACATGCGGCTCAACTTCTCCTTCCCGCCGCCGGAGCGGATCCGGGAGGGCGTCCGCCGGCTGGCCGGCGTCATGGAGCAGGACATCGCCATGCGCAAGGTCTTCGGCACGGTCACCCCGGCCGGCCGCCGCCGGCAGGGCGGCGCGGATGCGCCGGGCCCCGACTTGGCATGA
- the trxB gene encoding thioredoxin-disulfide reductase has translation MDEVRNLIIIGSGPAGYTAAVYAARANLKPLVIEGVQSGGALMTTTEVENFPGFADGILGPELMDNMRKQAERFGAEFLTDDVTRVELKDTGMIGSDAVSTVWVGQTAYRAKAVILSTGSAWRPLGVPGEQEYLGHGVSSCATCDGFFFRGQDIVVVGGGDSAMEEASFLTRFADSVTIIHRRDSFRASKIMAERALGNDKIKVEWNTTVEEILGEDGKVSGVRVRNVHSGETKVLDVTGVFVAIGHDPRSELFRGQVELDDEGYVKVEAPSTRTSVPGVFAAGDVVDHTYRQAITAAGTGCAAALDAERFIATLQG, from the coding sequence GTGGACGAGGTCCGCAACCTGATCATCATCGGCTCCGGGCCGGCCGGCTACACGGCGGCGGTCTACGCCGCACGCGCCAACCTGAAGCCCCTCGTCATCGAGGGTGTGCAGTCCGGCGGCGCGCTGATGACCACGACCGAGGTGGAGAACTTCCCCGGCTTCGCGGACGGCATCCTCGGCCCCGAGCTGATGGACAACATGCGCAAGCAGGCCGAGCGGTTCGGCGCGGAGTTCCTCACCGACGACGTCACCCGGGTCGAGCTCAAGGACACCGGCATGATCGGGTCGGACGCGGTGAGCACCGTCTGGGTCGGGCAGACCGCCTACCGGGCGAAGGCCGTCATCCTCTCCACCGGCTCGGCCTGGCGTCCGCTGGGTGTGCCGGGGGAGCAGGAGTACCTGGGCCACGGGGTGTCGTCCTGCGCCACCTGCGACGGGTTCTTCTTCCGTGGCCAGGACATCGTGGTGGTCGGCGGTGGCGACTCCGCGATGGAGGAGGCCAGCTTCCTCACCCGGTTCGCCGACTCCGTCACCATCATCCACCGGCGCGACTCGTTCCGGGCCAGCAAGATCATGGCGGAGCGGGCGCTCGGCAACGACAAGATCAAGGTCGAGTGGAACACCACCGTCGAGGAGATCCTCGGCGAGGACGGCAAGGTCAGCGGGGTCCGGGTCCGCAACGTGCACAGCGGTGAGACCAAGGTGCTGGACGTGACCGGCGTCTTCGTGGCGATCGGCCACGACCCGCGCAGCGAGCTGTTCCGGGGCCAGGTCGAGCTGGACGACGAGGGGTACGTCAAGGTCGAGGCCCCGAGCACCCGGACCAGCGTGCCGGGCGTGTTCGCCGCCGGCGACGTGGTGGACCACACCTACCGGCAGGCCATCACCGCCGCCGGCACCGGCTGCGCCGCCGCCCTCGACGCCGAGCGCTTCATCGCCACGCTGCAGGGCTGA
- a CDS encoding N-acetylmuramoyl-L-alanine amidase, with the protein MRPIRPGDRGPAVTEIRTVLTGLDLLPPSTDDEFDGATERAVRAFQQSRGLSIDGRVGAETWRALDAARWRLGARTLYHAVPEPLTGEDVRSLQERLLEMGYDVGHADAIYGIRTSRAVAQFQREVGLKPDGSCGPHTMGALRRLGRKVVGGRPQWLRESDAIRQSGPTLVGRTVVIDPGHGGTDPGVVVPDGPLRWTEADLVHDLASRLEGRLAAAGVRVQLTRGPSPATCLPDADRAQLANSLGADVFISLHTDEHANPEAEGVATYHYGTDNGVTSTTGERLAGLVQREIVARTGLRDCRTHAKAWDLLRLTKMPAVRVEVGYLTSPRDRGRLVDPRFRDRVVEAIVAAVQRMYFPVERDVPTGSIDVSELRAVVAAGAVVD; encoded by the coding sequence GTGCGTCCGATCCGACCCGGTGACCGTGGGCCCGCGGTGACGGAGATCCGCACCGTCCTCACCGGCCTCGACCTGCTCCCCCCGTCGACCGACGACGAGTTCGACGGGGCCACCGAACGTGCCGTGCGGGCCTTCCAGCAGTCCCGTGGGCTCAGCATCGACGGGCGGGTCGGCGCGGAGACGTGGCGGGCCCTGGACGCCGCCCGCTGGCGGCTGGGCGCCCGCACCCTCTACCACGCGGTGCCCGAACCCCTCACCGGCGAGGACGTCCGCTCGCTCCAGGAGCGACTGCTGGAGATGGGGTACGACGTGGGCCACGCCGACGCCATCTACGGCATCCGCACCTCCCGGGCGGTGGCCCAGTTCCAGCGGGAGGTGGGGTTGAAGCCGGACGGGTCCTGCGGGCCGCACACCATGGGCGCGCTGCGCCGCCTCGGGCGCAAGGTCGTCGGTGGCCGCCCCCAGTGGTTGCGCGAGTCCGACGCGATCCGGCAGTCCGGCCCGACCCTCGTGGGGCGCACCGTGGTGATCGACCCCGGCCACGGCGGCACCGACCCCGGCGTGGTGGTGCCGGACGGCCCGCTGCGCTGGACCGAGGCGGACCTGGTGCACGACCTCGCCAGCCGCCTGGAGGGACGGCTCGCCGCCGCGGGCGTACGGGTCCAGCTCACCCGGGGACCGTCGCCGGCGACCTGCCTGCCGGACGCCGACCGGGCGCAGCTGGCCAACTCGCTCGGCGCGGACGTGTTCATCTCGCTGCACACCGACGAACACGCCAACCCGGAGGCGGAGGGGGTGGCCACCTACCACTACGGCACGGACAACGGCGTCACCTCGACCACCGGCGAACGACTGGCCGGACTGGTGCAGCGGGAGATCGTGGCGCGGACCGGGCTGCGGGACTGCCGTACCCACGCCAAGGCGTGGGACCTGCTGCGGCTGACGAAGATGCCGGCGGTCCGGGTCGAGGTCGGCTACCTCACCTCCCCCCGGGACCGGGGACGGCTGGTCGACCCCCGGTTCCGCGACCGGGTGGTGGAGGCGATCGTGGCCGCCGTGCAGCGGATGTACTTCCCCGTCGAACGGGACGTGCCGACCGGCTCGATCGACGTCAGCGAGCTGCGGGCGGTGGTGGCCGCCGGGGCGGTGGTCGACTGA
- the trxA gene encoding thioredoxin: MGATKVVTDANFATDVLKSAKPVLVDFWAEWCGPCRKVSPLLEEIAGEMGDQVTIVKLNIDENPETARAYRVMSVPTLTIFKNGEPVQSIAGAKPKGELVRLIQSAL, translated from the coding sequence GTGGGAGCAACAAAGGTCGTCACCGACGCGAACTTCGCCACCGACGTGCTGAAGTCCGCCAAGCCGGTGCTGGTGGACTTCTGGGCCGAGTGGTGCGGGCCGTGCCGCAAGGTCTCCCCGCTGCTGGAGGAGATCGCGGGCGAGATGGGTGACCAGGTCACCATCGTCAAGCTCAACATCGACGAGAACCCGGAGACCGCCCGCGCCTACCGGGTGATGTCCGTGCCGACCCTGACCATCTTCAAGAACGGCGAGCCGGTGCAGTCGATCGCCGGCGCGAAGCCCAAGGGCGAGCTGGTCCGGCTCATCCAGTCGGCGCTCTGA
- a CDS encoding protein kinase family protein, translating into MPSSAGPSIDTITEGGRVTQVGEGQEAEESAPPVMTFGAPTAGEILAERYELVEHINNDSAGRLVWRGVDVVLRRPVAVVLRYPGGDSATEMLQAAVAASRVIHPNLVGVYDAIDEGERAYVVREWVDGRSLRELVAAGPLDPARATAIGNAVASALASVHATGMVHGNVHPGTVMISDDGRVVLADARTDGDDSQENDVRAVGGILYFALTGHWPHAEAPLRGATAGHGRAAIVDAVRDASGSIAAPRQVRAGVPAYLDDLTMDLLDPEIASPSSDVLAAELGRLDIPAEDHFLDQTGTIRFSADPGDDPSPLAAAGGRKVAIGIAGLLAVALVGLLIGISAFGGDKSPDTQPVARPSASAPAAAGTTAPAPAVKNLTIQDVRIIDPDSSDRAEVRNAEKVIDGDEDEGWETASYRNHGKFGGLKKGMGIWIDLGAPHTVKSLQATLSSTGASAELRAGLADFPSSSSGDKQLVASYTTLIGQPFEGHDGTKMTFNGFDADKQYQYLLFWITELPEKDSGDGWKLGVQEIKVQGS; encoded by the coding sequence ATGCCCAGCAGCGCGGGTCCATCGATCGACACGATCACCGAGGGAGGACGGGTGACCCAGGTCGGCGAGGGTCAGGAGGCGGAGGAATCCGCTCCTCCGGTCATGACCTTCGGTGCTCCCACGGCCGGTGAGATCCTCGCCGAGCGGTACGAACTGGTCGAGCACATCAACAACGACAGCGCCGGGCGACTCGTGTGGCGAGGGGTCGACGTCGTGCTGCGCCGACCGGTCGCGGTCGTGCTGCGCTACCCGGGCGGCGACTCGGCCACCGAGATGCTCCAGGCCGCGGTGGCGGCCAGTCGGGTCATCCACCCCAATCTGGTCGGCGTCTACGACGCGATCGACGAGGGCGAGCGGGCGTACGTCGTCCGCGAGTGGGTCGACGGGCGGTCGCTGCGCGAGCTGGTCGCCGCCGGCCCGCTGGACCCGGCCCGCGCCACCGCCATCGGCAACGCCGTGGCCAGCGCGCTCGCCTCCGTGCACGCCACCGGCATGGTGCACGGCAACGTCCACCCCGGCACCGTGATGATCAGCGACGACGGCCGGGTGGTGCTGGCCGACGCGCGCACCGACGGCGACGACAGCCAGGAGAACGACGTCCGGGCGGTCGGCGGCATCCTCTACTTCGCTCTCACCGGGCACTGGCCGCACGCCGAGGCCCCGCTGCGGGGCGCGACGGCCGGGCACGGCCGGGCCGCCATCGTTGACGCCGTCCGCGACGCCAGCGGTTCCATCGCCGCCCCGCGACAGGTCCGGGCCGGTGTGCCGGCGTACCTCGACGACCTGACCATGGACCTGCTCGACCCGGAGATCGCGTCGCCCTCGTCGGACGTGCTCGCCGCCGAACTGGGTCGGCTCGACATCCCGGCCGAGGACCACTTCCTCGACCAGACCGGCACGATCCGTTTCAGCGCGGACCCGGGCGACGACCCGTCGCCGCTGGCCGCCGCCGGTGGCCGCAAGGTGGCGATCGGCATCGCCGGTCTGCTGGCGGTCGCCCTGGTCGGCCTCCTCATCGGCATCAGCGCGTTCGGTGGGGACAAGTCCCCCGACACCCAGCCGGTCGCCCGCCCCTCGGCGAGCGCGCCGGCCGCCGCCGGGACGACCGCCCCCGCCCCGGCCGTCAAGAACCTCACCATCCAGGACGTCCGGATCATCGACCCGGACAGCAGCGACCGCGCCGAGGTGCGCAACGCCGAGAAGGTCATCGACGGCGACGAGGACGAGGGCTGGGAGACCGCCAGCTACCGCAACCACGGCAAGTTCGGCGGCCTCAAGAAGGGCATGGGCATCTGGATCGACCTGGGCGCCCCGCACACGGTGAAGTCGCTCCAGGCCACCCTGTCGTCCACCGGCGCCTCCGCGGAACTGCGCGCGGGCCTCGCCGACTTCCCGTCCAGCTCCTCCGGCGACAAGCAGCTCGTCGCCAGCTACACCACGCTGATCGGGCAGCCGTTCGAGGGGCACGACGGCACCAAGATGACCTTCAACGGGTTCGACGCCGACAAGCAGTACCAGTACCTGCTCTTCTGGATCACCGAACTGCCGGAGAAGGACAGCGGGGACGGCTGGAAGCTCGGCGTCCAGGAGATCAAGGTCCAGGGTTCGTGA
- a CDS encoding CCA tRNA nucleotidyltransferase, with the protein MSEASAPHAADRRELTAAQRNAVAELLRVSPVADELGRRFARAGHELHLVGGSVRDALLGRLGDDLDFCTDAHPDETLRIVKGWAESIWETGREFGTIGCQRDGLRLEVTTYRAEAYDQVSRNPIVEYGTSLTEDLRRRDFTINAMAVSLPDHRFTDPHGGLDDLAAKVIRTPGTPRESFGDDPLRMLRAARFAAQLRFAVHPQVREAMTRMAADLDRITAERIRDEFTKLLCGADPITGLRLLVDTGLAERFLPELTGLKLEIDEHAQHKDVYEHTLTVVSNAVSYEEDGCDFVLRMAALMHDVGKPATKAVGPDGRVSFHHHEVVGARLTKARMKALRYPKDVTAQVTKLVGLHLRFYGYGRGEWTDSAVRRYVTDADDLLPRLHKLTRSDCTTRNRRKAAQLAADYDALEERIARIAAEEDLARVRPDLDGNAIMELLGVPPGPVVGRAWQHLKELRLERGPLERAEAEAELLRWAREQGLA; encoded by the coding sequence ATGTCCGAAGCCTCCGCTCCCCACGCCGCCGACCGCCGCGAACTCACCGCCGCGCAGCGCAACGCCGTCGCCGAACTGCTCCGCGTCTCCCCGGTCGCCGACGAGCTCGGCCGCCGGTTCGCGCGCGCCGGTCACGAACTGCACCTGGTGGGCGGATCGGTCCGCGACGCCCTGCTCGGTCGGCTCGGCGACGACCTGGACTTCTGCACCGACGCCCACCCCGACGAGACGCTGCGGATCGTCAAGGGCTGGGCCGAGTCGATCTGGGAGACCGGTCGGGAGTTCGGCACCATCGGCTGCCAGCGCGACGGGCTCCGGCTGGAGGTCACCACCTACCGGGCCGAGGCGTACGACCAGGTCAGCCGCAACCCGATCGTCGAGTACGGGACCAGCCTCACCGAGGACCTGCGGCGGCGCGACTTCACCATCAACGCGATGGCGGTCAGCCTCCCCGACCACCGCTTCACCGACCCGCACGGTGGCCTCGACGACCTCGCCGCCAAGGTGATCCGTACCCCCGGCACGCCCCGGGAGTCGTTCGGCGACGACCCGCTGCGGATGCTGCGTGCGGCCCGGTTCGCCGCTCAGCTCCGCTTCGCCGTGCACCCGCAGGTGCGCGAGGCGATGACCCGGATGGCGGCCGACCTCGACCGGATCACCGCCGAACGGATCCGGGACGAGTTCACCAAGCTGCTCTGCGGCGCCGATCCGATCACCGGGCTGCGGCTGCTGGTCGACACCGGGCTGGCCGAGCGGTTCCTGCCCGAACTGACCGGGCTCAAGCTGGAGATCGACGAGCACGCCCAGCACAAGGACGTCTACGAGCACACGCTCACCGTGGTGAGCAACGCCGTCTCGTACGAGGAGGACGGCTGTGACTTCGTCCTGCGGATGGCCGCGCTGATGCACGACGTGGGCAAGCCGGCGACCAAGGCGGTCGGGCCGGACGGCCGGGTCAGCTTCCACCACCATGAGGTGGTCGGCGCCCGGCTCACCAAGGCCCGGATGAAGGCCCTGCGCTACCCCAAGGACGTCACCGCCCAGGTGACCAAGCTGGTCGGGCTGCACCTGCGCTTCTACGGGTACGGCCGCGGCGAGTGGACCGACTCGGCGGTGCGCCGGTACGTCACCGACGCCGACGACCTGCTGCCCCGGCTGCACAAGTTGACCCGCTCGGACTGCACCACCCGCAATCGCCGCAAGGCCGCGCAGCTCGCCGCGGACTACGACGCGCTGGAGGAGCGGATCGCCCGGATCGCGGCCGAGGAGGACCTGGCCCGGGTCCGTCCCGACCTGGACGGCAACGCCATCATGGAGCTGCTCGGCGTGCCGCCGGGGCCGG